CGGGCCGCTGTGGTGGGCGGCGCGGAACAGAACCGCCTGGCTTTTGAGCTTTTCGCCGGCCTCGCGCGCCTCCAGCACCTGTTCGACGATATAAGACGCCTGGCTTGCTTCGTCAGCGACCACGACCTGGGCGGGAAGCTCGGCCGAGAGGCGGTCGGTCCATAGGTTCTTGGTGAAGCGCTCTTTGGCGTAAGCGATCACGCCATTGGCGGCGGCGAGAATCGACCGGGTCGAGCGGTAATTGCGCTCCAGGGTGACGATTTCGGCCGGCGGCGAGAATTTCGAAGGAAAATCGAGAATGTTGCGCACTTCCGCCGCGCGGAAGGAATAGATCGACTGGGCGTCGTCGCCGACGACCGTCAGGCCGCGCCCGTCGGGCTTGAGGCCGAGCAATATCGCGGCCTGGAGGCGGTTGGTGTCCTGATATTCGTCGACCAGCACATGGTCGAAACGCGCGCCCAATTCGCTTCCGAGCGTCGGTTCCGCGGCCATCTGCGCCCAATAAAGCAGCAGATCGTCGTAATCGAGCACGTTTTGCGCCTGTTTGGCCTCCACATAAGACGCGAACAGCGCGCGCAGTTCATCGCTCCAGCCCGCGCACCAGGGGAAATGCCTCGCCAACACCTCGTCGAGCGGCGCTTGCGCATTGACGGCGCGGGAATAGATGGCGAGGCAGGTCGCCTTGGTCGGGAAGCGCTTCTCGGTTTTGGACAAGCCGAGGTCGTGGCGCGCGAGATTGATGAGGTCGGCGCTGTCCTCACGGTCGTGGATGGTGAAATCCGGGTCGAGGCCGATCAGCGGCGCATATTCGCGCAATAGCCGGGCGCCGATGGAATGGAAGGTGCCGGCCCAGTGGAGGGCGTCGGTCAAGGCTCCGGCCTTGCCGCCCAGCGCCTCGGCGCAGATGCGGCGGACGCGACCGCACATTTCGGTCGCCGCGCGGCGTGAAAAAGTCATCAGCAGAATGCGGCGCGGATCGGCGCCCGAGGCGATCAGAAAGGCGACGCGATGGGCGAGCGTATTGGTCTTGCCGGAGCCCGCGCCGGCGATGATCAGCAATGGCCTGTCCGCCGCGCCTTCGGCGGCCTGGCGCTGCGCTTCGTTGAGTTTGCCGAGAAAAGCGGCGGCGCTCACTTTCTTCTCCGATCCCGCGAATCGCATCGCGCTTGCCTGAACATATTACGAACGCAAAGGCGCAGGAAGCGTCCGGCTCGCGCCGGTGGCGGATTGAGCCCGGGGGGCGTCAATCGCGGCAGGTTTTTTGCTTATCATGCATGGGCGCCTGAGCGGCGTGCGAAAGGGCACGCGGAATTGATCGCGAAAGCGCCGCGAAACCATGCGATTGTAAGTCGCTCGCGGTTCGATCGGGTCGCGAACGGTTGCGGAGGCGGCGATCACCATGATAAGCGAGCAAATCTCCATTCTGGTTCTGGGGCTGGGACCCCTGGCTTCCGCGGCGGCGCGGCTGCTGTTCCTCGCCGGCAATGCGGTGGCCATGCATCAGTCCGGCGACCCGAAGGTCCTGCGCCGGAAAATGTCCTTCGCTGACGCGTGGTCGGATGGCGACGCCGTTCTCGACGGCGTCGAGGCGCGCGTAACCGGACGCGCCGACGAATTCCTGGCGGGAATGCGCCAGCAGAATTTCATCCCCGTCCTGACCCATCGGGTCGCCAGCACGGTCGAGCGCTGGCCCTGGGACATTGTCTTGGATGCGGCAGGCGAAAGCGGCGGCGCGCAGGATGGGAAATTCAACGCGCCCCTGCGCATGGGTCTCGGATCGGGACCGGTCGCGGGAGAGGATTGCGATCTTGTCATAGCGACCGAAGGGCTCGATCCGGGCGCCGTGATCCGCAAGGGAAGCGCGCCCGCCGACGCCTCCCGGGCGGAGATCGGCTTCCATTCCGCGGGCCTGTCCCTCGCGCCGCACGACGGACGCTTCCGCGCCGCGCGCGACATCGGGGCGAGGATCGGCAAAGGCGATCTTCTCGGCCATGTCGGGGCGACGCCCATCGTCGCGCCGCGCGCCGGGCGGTTGATCGGCCTGCGCCGGCCGGGCGCCGTCGTCGCGCGGGAGGAAAAGCTGGCCGAGGTCGCGCTCGATCCACGGACGCCCTTTTCGGACGTCGGCGCGAACGAACAGGCCGTCGCCCGCGCGGTCCTGCTGGCGGCGCAGATGGAAGTGAACGGTTGGGAGCCGGTCAAGCTCAAGGGCCTGGTCTGAGCCGGCAAGAGCGGAAATCCGAGGGTTGAAGCGCTCGAATGCGCTCCTTATCGTTGCATCGGCTCATGAGAGCCGAGGCGCAGGGGCATGGCGGTTTCGTTCCGGGGACGAATGGCGGGAGGCGGTCTTTGGCTCAGCGCGCTGATCGCCACGACTGGCGTGGCCGCCGCCGCCGAGAGGATTGAGACGGTCAAATTCAAGCCGGGCTCCATATCGGCGACGGTCTCCGGCAAGATCAAGGGCTATGACGGCGTCAAATATCTGTTCGAGGCCCGGGCCGGGCAGGCCATTTCGATCCTGTTCGCGCCGAAAAACACGGCCTGTTATTTCAATGTCTTCGCCCCGGGCGCGGCAATGGCCGTTCATACCGGGTCGATCAATGGCAATGAATTCGCCGCCAATCTCACGGCGAACGGGGAATATCGCGCCCAGGTCTTTCTGATGCGCAGCGCGGCCCGGCGCCATGAGACCTGCAGATATTCCATGACGATCGAGATTTCCGGCGCCGGCTCCGCCGCAAAGCCGCCCGCGCCGGTGAAGGGCGCGGAAGAACTGCCCATGCTGCGCGCCTGCGTCGCCAGCGCCGCCAAGCTCTATGGGGTCACGCAGGACAAGCTGCGCTTCAAGGAGGAGGCCGCCGCCGCGCCGTCCACGAACGGTTTCGAGATGAATGGCGAAGCGGACAAGGGCGCGGAAGGCCGGAAGCAGTTCAAATGCCTGTTCGGCGAGGACCGCGTGCTGAAACAGGTCATGCCGTTGAATTCGGACGGCGCGTGAGGCGCATTTGGCGGCTCATTTCGCGCCGGTGAACAGCGGGACGAAATAGTCGGTCGCGCCGATCAGCACGAATTGCACCCCAATGCAGATCAGCAGAAAGCCGAAGATGCGCGTCAGCGCGTCTATGCCCGTGGGACCGAGGAAGCGAACGAGATAGATCGAACCGCGCAGCACCAGCCAGGCGATGAAGGCGGTGACGGCGATCCCGATCATCACCACGATATTGCCAAGGACGATCCTGTCGTTGGGGATTTGCGCCGAAGTCGCCAGAACCACGGAAATGGCGCCGGGGCCGCTCAGCGACGGCATGGCGAGGGGCGAAAAGGCGATGTCCTTTTGCGCGGCGACCTTTTCGTCGCCGGTTTCCGCCTTGGGGAAGACCATGCGGAAGCCGAGCGTCGAGACCAGGAGGCCGCCGGCGATCCTGATGCCCTCGAGCGAAATGCCGAAGAAACTGATGATGAACCGGCCCGCCACGAGAAAAGTCGCAAGGATGCAGAAGGCATAGACGCAGCCGAGCAGGGTCTGCCGGTTGCGCTCCTCCGCTGTCATCCCCGCCGTGAGCGCGATCAGCAGCGGCGCCGTGCTGAACGGGTTCATGATCGGCAGGAGGCCGGCGATCACCAGGAGGACGACTTCGATCAGGCGGAATGCGGTCATTTCTATCCGGATGGCGTCGGTTGGGGGCCTAATGCCCGCTGATCTGGAGCTTGCCCCGGAACACGGCGTGAATGACCACGGAATAGATCAGCACGACCGGCAAGGCGACCACGCCCGCGCCCCAGAACAGGAAGGAGAGCGACTTGTCCGGCGCCGCCGCGCTCGCCACCGTGACGCTATAGGGAATCATATAGGGCCAGAAGGCCGCCGCGAGAAAGCCGAAGGCGGCGAGGAAGAACAGAATCGTGAAGGCGAAGGGCTGGGCGTCGCGGCGTCTGGCGATCCCGCGCAGCACGCCGCCCAAGGCGATGAGGCCAACCACGAAGAAACCCGCCGCCCAGGGCCGCTCGACCAGCCGCGTCATGACGCCATGCGCCTGAATGGCGGTGAGGAGCGAGGCGAGAAGGAGGGAGACCGCCATGCCGATGGCCAGGAAGGGAGCGCGCTGATAGGCCCAGTCGCGCAGGCGTGTCGGCGATTTCAGGATCAGCCAGCCGGCGCCGAGGAGGCCATAGCCGAACATCAGGCCGATTCCGGTGAGAACGGGGAGGGGGCGCAGCCAATCGAACGGGCCGCCGGCAAACTGACCGTTCCTGACGTCGACGCCGAGGATCATCGCGCCGACCGCCGCGCCCTGGACGAAGGCGACAACGCCCGAGCCGAGCCAGAAGCCTGTGCTCCAGATGCTCGACGGTCCGCCGCGGCCACGGAATTCGAAGGCGACGCCACGGAAGATCAGGCCGATGAGCAGGAGCAGGACCGGCAGATAGAAGGCCGGCAGGAAAATCGCGTAGACGGCGGGAAAGGCGGCGAACAGCGAGGCCCCGACGACCACCAGCCAGGTTTCGTTGCCGTCCCAGAAAGGAGATATCGCGCCCATCATTTCGTCGCGCAGGTCGCGGTCGCGGGTTGTGCCGAACAACATGCCGACGCCGAGGTCGAAGCCGTCGAGCACGACATAAACGAAAATGGAAAAGGCGATGACGCCCGCCCAGAACAGAGCAAGAAGGGACGGCGCGGCCTGGGTCATTTCGGCGGGATTCATCACGGCCTCTCCGCGTAAAAATCATAGCCGGCGGCGGCTCGGGTCTTCTGGGTCAGCCCGTCGCGCATCAGGCGATGGAAATAGACCGCGCCGAAGCCGTAGATCAGGGCATAGACCAGGATATAGGCGATCAGCGAAGCGGCGGCCACGGGCGTCGTGAGCGAGGGGGTGACGGCATCCTTGGTGCGCAGCAGGCCGTAGACGACCCAGGGCTGGCGTCCGACCTCGGCGGTGAACCAGCCGCAGAGCACGGCGATAAAGCCGGTGGGGAAGGAAAACAGGGTCAGCCAGAGGAACCAGCGCGCGTGTTCGAGCCAGCCGAGCGTCCGCAGGACGAGGCCCAGCCAGGATATGGCCAGAATCGCGAGGCCCATGCCGAACATGATGCGGAAAGCCCAGAAGGGCACGACCACCGGGGGGCGGTCCTGCGCCGGAAAGGAATCGACGCCGACCTCTTTCGAATCCCAGGTTCCGGAGGCGATGAAGCTGCCGAGATCAGGGACGGAGATGGCGTAAAGATTTTTTCCCGCCCGCTCGTCCGGCCAGGCGACCAGCACTTCGGAGGCGGGCTGTTCGTCATGCCAGCGCGCCTCGATCGCCGCGAATTTAGCCGGTTGATATTTGTGGACGAGATCGCCGGCGACATGGCCGAGCAGGATTTGCGCGGGGATCAGCACGGCGGCGAGGCCGAGGCCCCAGTCCAGCATGACGTGGGATTCCTCCCAGGCCTCGTTCCGCAGGCGATGCCAGGCGCCGGTCGCGGCGACGCACATGCTGGTGGTGAGGAAGGCGCCGAGCAGCATATGCGGCCAGCGGATGAGCTGGACCGGACCGAGCAGAATGGCCTTCCAGTCGTCGGGAATGATCTTGCCATCCACGATCTTGTGGCCGAGCGGAACCTGCATCCAGCTGTTGTTGGCGAGGATCCAGTAGGACGAGGCCATGGTGCCGAGCGCGACCATGCAGCAGGAGAAAAAATAGAACCAGCGCGGCGTCCGGTCGCGGCCAAGCAGCATGATTCCGAAGAAAGACGCCTCCAGCAGAAAGGCGGTGAAGGCCTCGTAGCCGAGCAGCGGCCCCTGGATCGAGCCGGTGCGCTCGGCCAGTACGCTCCAGTTCGTGCCGAACTGGAAAGCCATGACGATTCCGCTGACCACGCCCATGGCGAAGGAAAGCGCGAAGACCTTGAGCCAGAAATCGAACACCCGCCGATAGACCGGACGGCCGGTGACCAGCGACATGCCCTCGATGGTCGCGAGCCAGGCCGCGAGGCCAATTGTGAAGGAGGGAAAAATGATGTGGAAACTGACCACGAAGGCGAATTGGATTCGCGACAGGATGAGCGGGTCAAGCGCCATGCGAGGGTTCCATTGGGGCGCGAGGGATTGGGGCGCGAGGATTCAACTTGCCGCGGCCGGACCAGGCTAGAGCCTGCGTCCGACAGTCCGATGACGACCTTGAACTTATCCGAACCCGCATGGCCGCGCCTGTCAAATGAAATTTCTTGCCAAGGCGCCGCTTGCCCGCGCGCGCTTTGCCGCCATGATGGCGCGATGCGAAAAGCATGATGGCGCGATGCGAAAAGCAGGGGCGATGGGCCGATGAACGAACAATTGCGGATGCTGGCGGAAGGGGAGAAGGAATCGCGGGGGCTTGTCCCGCTTTCGCTTCTCGCCCTGGCGACCGGCGTCGGCGCGGGCCTCGTCGGCGCGCTTTTCCGGATGACTCTCGAATCGGCGGACCGTCTGCGCGCCGAAGGCTTGGTCTGGGCGCATGGCCATCACCTTCTCGGACTCGCCGCCGCCGTTCTCGTTTGCGCGGCGGCGGCGGCGGCGGCGGCCTGCATGGTGCGCTGCCTGTCGCCCCATGCCGCAGGCAGCGGCATTCCCCATGTCGAGGCCGTGCTGCGGGGGCTGAGCGCGCCGGCGCCGCTGATCCTCCTGCCCGTCAAGTTCATCGGCGGCGTGCTGGCGATCGGCTCCGGCCTCGCGCTCGGCCGCGAGGGGCCGAGCGTGCAGATGGGCGCCAGCATCGCCAATGTGATCGACCGCTTCGTTCCCTTGCGGCCGGCTGACAGCCGCGTGCTTCTGGCGGCCGGCGCGGGGGCCGGCCTCGCCACCGCCTTCAACGCGCCGATCGCCGGCGCGGTTTTCGTGCTCGAGGAGTTGGTGCAGCAATTCGAGCACCATATTGCAATCGCCGCGCTCGCCGCCTCCGCAACCGCTATCGTGGTCGCGCGCGTCCTGATCGGCGACGCCCCCGATTTCAATGTCGTGGCGCTGCCGCCCGCCTCGATGCCTCTGGAGACCCTCTTCATGGTCGCTGGCGGCGTCGCGGGTCTGCTCGCCATCGCCTACAACCGCGCGATTCTCGGCGCCATGGCCTATGCCGATCGCTTGCGGATCCGGCCGGTCTGGCGCGCGGCCGCGATCGGCGCCGGCGTCGGCGCCCTGGCCTTTTTCGCGCCGGATCTCGTCGGCGGCGGCGACCCGCTCACCCAGAGCGCGCTTTCCGGGAAGGGCGATCTCGTCGTGCTCGCCCTCATCTTTCTGCTGCGCTTCGGCCTCGGGGCCGTCTCCTACGCCGCGGGAACGCCCGGCGGCCTGTTCGCGCCGATGCTGACGCTTGGCGCGCAATCCGGCCTGATGCTCGGCAGCCTGTTCCAGGCGGTGTTTCCCGGCGCCGCGATCCGGCCCGAGTCCTTCGCGCTGGTCGGCATGGCGGCCTTTTTCGCGGGCGTGGTGCGCGCGCCCTTGACCGGCATTGTCCTCGTCACCGAAATGACCGCCAACACCAGCCTGCTCCTGCCCATGCTCGGCGCATGTTTCGCCGCCATGCTGGTTCCGACGCTTCTGGGCGATGAGCCGATCTATGACGCTCTGCGTCATCTGAGCATGAGCCGCGAGCGGGACGCCAAGGCGAAGCGCGCCCCGCCGGCCGCGATGCGACCCTCGGTCGCGCCGGAGGGAGTCGAGGATTAGAGCCGGTCTAAATTTACCGAAATGAATTGCCCGCCGCGCCGGCGAAATGCTAGCGTCGGTTGAATCGGGGGGCCGGCTTTGGCGCGCGCGCTGGCGGAAAGCAGGAGCGGGAATTTCTGGCGGGCCTGGCTGGCGCGCCTCGCCGCGCTCGCCTTCCTGGTCCAGGGTTTCGGCCTGTTCGCCGCCGCGCCGCGTCCCGCCGGCGATGTCGCGGCGGTCGGCGCCGCCGCGCCGGGCTGCTTCCACCATCAGACGCCGGGCGACGGACACGCCCATGGCTCGTCCGATTTCTGCCCGATGTGCCAGGCGCTCGGCTGCGCGCTTCCGGGCGCGCCGCCGCCGGTCGTCGTGGTTCGCGCCGACGAACTGGCGATCGACGAAATTTCCCTTCCCGCGCCGCGCCTGCCGCCGCGCGCGCCGCCGCTGAATAAGCCGCGGGCGCGCGGTCCCCCGATCCTGGCCTGATCCCGCGCCTTTCGCTGGCGCGGCCTTCCGGCGCGCGCCTGAACCGCATCCCGGCCACACCAATTTCACGAGACCAGAATGAACCGCTCCTTGCGTGGGCGCGCGCGGCTTTGCGCGCCCAGAACCTCCATTCTCGCCGCTTGCGCGGTCCTTGCCGCCTTCGCCTCGCAGGCGCGGGCCCATACGATCGTCGGCAATCGCGTCTTTCCCGCGACGCAGACCATCGACGACCCCGGCGTCAACGACGAATTGTCGCTGCCGACCTTTTCCTATCTGACCCTCGCCAATCCCGACGGCTCGCCCGGACCCCTCACTTATTCGCTGGGCTGGGAATATATGAAGACGATTACCGCCGATCTCGGCTTTTCGGTCGGCTCGGGCGGTTATAATTGGCAGCAGCGCCCGAACGCCCATGGCTGGTCCAATATCGAGACCGAGCTCAAATATGTGATCTGGCAAAATCCCGCGGCCGAATCGATCATCGCCACCGCGGTCAATGTCGAATGGGGCAATACCGGTAGCCCGCAAAGCGCCGAACTGCCCTCGGACCCTTTTTCGACGATCACTTTCAAGCTCTTCGCCGGCAAGGGATTGGGCGACGCCTCGGCCGATTGGCTCAAGCCCTTGGCGATCACCGGGGAATATGACTTCTCGGTTCCGGCCAGCACATATAACGCCGACGGCAGCGAGAATCCGACCACGATCGCCTATGGCGCAACCCTGCAATACAGCCTGTTCTACATGAATTCCTATGTGCAGGAGCTGCCGTGGCTGTTCCGTCGGCTGATCCCCGCGTTCGAGGCCGATTTCACCACGCCGGTCAGCAATCTCGCGCCCAATACGCCCGGCGATTTCGGGACCAATGTCACGACCGGCGTGGTCGGCCCGTCGCTCTATTATATCGGGCAATATTTCGAAGTCGGCGTGATGGCGCAGGTCCCGATCAATTCGGCCAGCGGAACCCATATCGGCGCGCTTGCGATCGTCGATTTCTTCCTCGACGACATCGCGCCGAATTCGATCGGCAAGCCATTGTTCGGCCCGCCGCAGCCGCGCGGCCACTATTGAGGAGGGTGAAGATGAACATTCGAGCCAAAAGCTTCGTCGCCGCGCTCGCCGTGGCGGCGGCTTTCAATGTGTCGGCCTTCAATGCGCCGGCCTGGGCGCATGCCTTTCTCGACCATGCCGTTCCCGCGGTCGGCTCCAGCGTCCAGGGCGCGCCGCGTGAACTGACGCTGAACTTTACGGAAAATATCGCGCCCGCCTTTTCGGGCGTGACTTTGGCTTCCGCGGCGGGCGGGGCCATAGCCAAGGGCAAGGCGAGGGTCGATCCGTCGAGTCCCGCGACCCTTCATGTGTCGATCGGACGCAAACTCGCGCCCGGAACCTATGTCGTGCGCTGGCATGTGGTTTCGGTCGACACCCACCATACCTCCGGGTCCTACAAATTCACGGTCGCGCCGTGACATGGACGCCGCCGAAGGCCTGCTGATCCCCTCCGTTCTGTTCGTGACGCGCTGGCTCCATTTCTCGTCGGTTTTCGTCCTGTTCGGATCGGCTTTCTTCTGGCTTTACGCGGGCGCCGGCGCAACCGGCGCCCGGCGCGCCGGCGACTTTGTCCTGCGTCTCACGGCGCCGGTCGCGGTCCTGTCGGGCCTCGGCTGGCTCGCCGGGATCATCGCCAATATGGCCGGCGGCTTCGATCAGGCCGTCGATCCGGCAATTCTGAGCCTGTTCTTCACTCAGACCCAATTCGGCCCGATCGTCGAAATCCGCCTCGCTTTGTTCGCCGCCGCGCTCGGCCTTGCCGCCTTGCCGGTCGGCGCCGCGCCGCGCCGCCTCGGGCTGATACTGGTCGCCGCGGGGCTCCTGATCGATCAGGCCTGGCTCGGCCACGCCGCCCAGGGCGCGGGGCTTTGGGGCGTCTTCATGATCGCGGTCTACAGCCTCCACATGCTTTCCGGCGCGGCGTGGATCGGGGGAATCGCCTCTTTGTTCCTGGTCCTGCGCGCGGCGCGCGGAGGAAAAGCCAGCGAGGCCTGCGCCGCTTTGTCGTCATTTTCGGTCACGGCGACATTCGCCGTGGTCGCGGTCGTCGCGACCGGGCTTCTCAACGCCGGCTTCCATCATGCGCTCGATCCGGCGTCCTGGCCGCAGACCTTCTATGGCCGGATCGTCGCGGGCAAATCGCTGCTGGTGAGCGCGATGCTCGTCCTTGCCGTCTATAACCGCTTCGTCGCCGCGCCAAAGCTCTGCGCCGGCGAAAGCGCCGCCCTGGCGCGGCTGCTCTGGTCGGTCGCCGTCGAAGGCGCGCTGGGGCTTGGCGTGATCGCCGCCGCCGCTCTTCTCGGTATGACGCCGCCCCCGGCGTGACGAAGCGCGCGGCTGGTTCAACTATAGGGCTTGAGGCCCTCGGCGACCGAATCGCCGATATGTTCGCGGGTGATGATCCCGACGACATTTTTGGCGCGCGGGCGAAGATTGTCGCCGATCACCACCGCGGCGCCGGCGCGCCATGCGCGAGACGACGTCGAACATGACGTCGTTTTCGCGGGCGATGATGAAATTCCTTTGCGCGATGTCGCCCACGCACGCCGGCATAGGACTGTTCGAGGCCCCGGCGCAAAGCCATGTTGACCCGGATCACGCCGACCAGCCGCTCGCCATGCGTCACCACGACATGCCTCATGCCGCCGGCATAGGCGGGATCGCGCAGGAAGGCGGAGAAATCGGCGTCAACCGGCAGCAGGATGGGATCGTTCCGCATCACGTGGCTGGCCGGGCGCACCATGAACATGTTGGCGTGCAGCGCCTTGGGCACGAAATGCCGGCGGCTGACCAGCTTCATGGTGTATATGTCCTCGCGGCTGAGCAGGCGGCGCACGCCAATCGCCAAGGCCGTCGCCATGATCGTCGGCATGACGATGTCGTAATCGCGGGTCATTTCGAACAGCATGGTGACGGCGGTCATGGCCGCGCCCGTGGCCCCGCCGACCATGGCCGCCATGCCGACAATGGCGCAATTGGCGATGTCGGGGCCGGTTCCCGGCGCCAAATGATGGATGGAGGCTCCGACCGCCGCCCCGAGCGTCGCGCCCATGAAAAGGGACGGCGAAAAGATGCCGCCCGATCCGCCGGAGCCCAGGCTCGTCGTCGTCGCATAGAGTTTTGCGGCCATGAGCCCCAGCAGAAGCGCCGGCGCGCCGAGCCTGCCCATGAGAATGGCCTCGATGGCCGCATAGCCCACGCCTTCGATGTAATAGCGCCCGTTGAGGAGAAACAGTGAATAGAACAGGACGCCGACCGTCAGCATGCCGATGGCGTGGCGCAGATAGCCGTTCCCGATGCGCTCATAGAGGCTGTCGAGCAAGGCGAGGCCACGGACGAAGGCGGCGGCGACGAGGCCTGCAAGCAAGCCGATGGCGCCGTTGATCAGGAGTTGCGTCAAAGTGGCGGCGTGATCGACCAGCAGATTGGCCGGCACGTTGAAGGCTGGCCGGATGCCGAGAAAAAGCCGGCTGACGAAAGTGGCTACGCCGGTCGCCAGCGCCACCGGCAGAAAGGTGCGGGCGCTCACTTCCGGCATCATCAGTTCGATGGCGAACATGACGCCGCCGATCGGGGTGTTGAAAGTGGCGGCGATTCCGGCGCCGGCTCCGGCGGCGACCAAAGTGATTCGCTGCCAGGGCGCCATGCGCACGATCTGGCCGAGGGTGGAGCCGAGCGAGGCGCCGATCTGAATGATCGGACCCTCGCGCCCGACCGCCGCGCCGGTGCCGATCGATATGGCCGAGGCCAGGGATTTGATCGTGGCGACGATCGGCCTGATGCGCCCTTCATTGTAATAGATGGCGTCCATCACTTCCGGCACGCCATGGCCGCGGGCCTCGCGCGCGAAGGTCTGCACCAGGAAAGTGACGATCTGGCTGCCGATCACTGGCGCGAGAATCACCCACGCGCCGAAAGGGCTTGGCGGCGTGAACACATTGGCGTCGTAAGAGAAATCGAAGCGGCCGTGGAAGGAGATATTGTGGAAGAGGCCGATGAGGTCGCGAAAGATCACCGCGCCGAGGCCGCCCCCCAAGACCGACGACGACCGCGAGCAGCGAGAGCCGGAAAAGACCGATCCGCGCCGGAAGCCTGAACATGGTTCTCTTCCTTATCCACCCACCGGCCGATGAGTTTACCTTCGGCCGAACGAGATGGACATACGTTGAATTTGTCGAGGGCGGCGGTTAGCTTGGCGCGGCCGCGCCCCACTCCGGAGAATCAGATGACCGCCTATCAAGCCCCGATCCGAGACATGATTTTCGCGATGAAGGCGATCGGCGGCTTGGACAGGATCGCGGCGCTGCCAGGGAACGAAGAGGTTTCGGAAGATCTGGTCGAAGCGATCTTCGAGGAAGCGCGCAAATTCGCCGGCGATATCCTCGCCCCCCTCAACCGCGCGGGCGACAAGCAGGGCTGCGTCTGCAAGGACGGCGTCGTGACAACGCCGGACGGAATAAAACAGGCCTTTTCCGCATTTTGCGACAATGGCTGGCACGCCATGCCGGCGCCGCTGAAGTTCGGCGGCCAGGGCCTGCCGCATCTGGTTTCGACGCCGGTGCTGGAAATGTGGACGGCGGCCAATCTGGCTTTTTCCTTGTGCCAGATGCTGACCCTTGGCGCGATCGCCGCCATCGACCATCACGGCTCGCAGGCGCAGAAGGACCTTTACCTGCCGAAAATGGTCGCCGGGACCTGGACCGGCACGATGAACCTGACCGAGCCGCAGGCGGGCTCGGATCTCGCCGCCGTCCGC
This genomic interval from Candidatus Rhodoblastus alkanivorans contains the following:
- a CDS encoding ATP-dependent helicase; amino-acid sequence: MRFAGSEKKVSAAAFLGKLNEAQRQAAEGAADRPLLIIAGAGSGKTNTLAHRVAFLIASGADPRRILLMTFSRRAATEMCGRVRRICAEALGGKAGALTDALHWAGTFHSIGARLLREYAPLIGLDPDFTIHDREDSADLINLARHDLGLSKTEKRFPTKATCLAIYSRAVNAQAPLDEVLARHFPWCAGWSDELRALFASYVEAKQAQNVLDYDDLLLYWAQMAAEPTLGSELGARFDHVLVDEYQDTNRLQAAILLGLKPDGRGLTVVGDDAQSIYSFRAAEVRNILDFPSKFSPPAEIVTLERNYRSTRSILAAANGVIAYAKERFTKNLWTDRLSAELPAQVVVADEASQASYIVEQVLEAREAGEKLKSQAVLFRAAHHSGPLEVELTRRNIPFVKFGGLKFLDSAHVKDLLALLRFAQNPRDRVAGFRLLQLLPGVGPSTARRALDEIGGESEPLAALAALPAPAKSGDHWPDFVAAMTDIGRRQSGWPAEIARARAWYEPHLERLHEDFATRQIDLVQLEQIAATYPSRERFLTELTLDPPQATSGEAGPPLVDEDFLILSTIHSAKGQEWKSVFLLNVVDGCIPSDLATGTSAEIEEERRLLYVAMTRARDRLHLMIPQRFFTHGQHARGDRHVYAARSRFLPDELTPLFKKVAWPRIAAEGAASGPRPQLRVDLGARMRGMWR
- a CDS encoding MarC family NAAT transporter, giving the protein MTAFRLIEVVLLVIAGLLPIMNPFSTAPLLIALTAGMTAEERNRQTLLGCVYAFCILATFLVAGRFIISFFGISLEGIRIAGGLLVSTLGFRMVFPKAETGDEKVAAQKDIAFSPLAMPSLSGPGAISVVLATSAQIPNDRIVLGNIVVMIGIAVTAFIAWLVLRGSIYLVRFLGPTGIDALTRIFGFLLICIGVQFVLIGATDYFVPLFTGAK
- a CDS encoding cytochrome d ubiquinol oxidase subunit II, with the translated sequence MNPAEMTQAAPSLLALFWAGVIAFSIFVYVVLDGFDLGVGMLFGTTRDRDLRDEMMGAISPFWDGNETWLVVVGASLFAAFPAVYAIFLPAFYLPVLLLLIGLIFRGVAFEFRGRGGPSSIWSTGFWLGSGVVAFVQGAAVGAMILGVDVRNGQFAGGPFDWLRPLPVLTGIGLMFGYGLLGAGWLILKSPTRLRDWAYQRAPFLAIGMAVSLLLASLLTAIQAHGVMTRLVERPWAAGFFVVGLIALGGVLRGIARRRDAQPFAFTILFFLAAFGFLAAAFWPYMIPYSVTVASAAAPDKSLSFLFWGAGVVALPVVLIYSVVIHAVFRGKLQISGH
- a CDS encoding cytochrome ubiquinol oxidase subunit I, coding for MALDPLILSRIQFAFVVSFHIIFPSFTIGLAAWLATIEGMSLVTGRPVYRRVFDFWLKVFALSFAMGVVSGIVMAFQFGTNWSVLAERTGSIQGPLLGYEAFTAFLLEASFFGIMLLGRDRTPRWFYFFSCCMVALGTMASSYWILANNSWMQVPLGHKIVDGKIIPDDWKAILLGPVQLIRWPHMLLGAFLTTSMCVAATGAWHRLRNEAWEESHVMLDWGLGLAAVLIPAQILLGHVAGDLVHKYQPAKFAAIEARWHDEQPASEVLVAWPDERAGKNLYAISVPDLGSFIASGTWDSKEVGVDSFPAQDRPPVVVPFWAFRIMFGMGLAILAISWLGLVLRTLGWLEHARWFLWLTLFSFPTGFIAVLCGWFTAEVGRQPWVVYGLLRTKDAVTPSLTTPVAAASLIAYILVYALIYGFGAVYFHRLMRDGLTQKTRAAAGYDFYAERP
- the clcA gene encoding H(+)/Cl(-) exchange transporter ClcA, which gives rise to MNEQLRMLAEGEKESRGLVPLSLLALATGVGAGLVGALFRMTLESADRLRAEGLVWAHGHHLLGLAAAVLVCAAAAAAAACMVRCLSPHAAGSGIPHVEAVLRGLSAPAPLILLPVKFIGGVLAIGSGLALGREGPSVQMGASIANVIDRFVPLRPADSRVLLAAGAGAGLATAFNAPIAGAVFVLEELVQQFEHHIAIAALAASATAIVVARVLIGDAPDFNVVALPPASMPLETLFMVAGGVAGLLAIAYNRAILGAMAYADRLRIRPVWRAAAIGAGVGALAFFAPDLVGGGDPLTQSALSGKGDLVVLALIFLLRFGLGAVSYAAGTPGGLFAPMLTLGAQSGLMLGSLFQAVFPGAAIRPESFALVGMAAFFAGVVRAPLTGIVLVTEMTANTSLLLPMLGACFAAMLVPTLLGDEPIYDALRHLSMSRERDAKAKRAPPAAMRPSVAPEGVED
- the copC gene encoding copper homeostasis periplasmic binding protein CopC, translated to MNIRAKSFVAALAVAAAFNVSAFNAPAWAHAFLDHAVPAVGSSVQGAPRELTLNFTENIAPAFSGVTLASAAGGAIAKGKARVDPSSPATLHVSIGRKLAPGTYVVRWHVVSVDTHHTSGSYKFTVAP
- a CDS encoding CopD family protein; its protein translation is MDAAEGLLIPSVLFVTRWLHFSSVFVLFGSAFFWLYAGAGATGARRAGDFVLRLTAPVAVLSGLGWLAGIIANMAGGFDQAVDPAILSLFFTQTQFGPIVEIRLALFAAALGLAALPVGAAPRRLGLILVAAGLLIDQAWLGHAAQGAGLWGVFMIAVYSLHMLSGAAWIGGIASLFLVLRAARGGKASEACAALSSFSVTATFAVVAVVATGLLNAGFHHALDPASWPQTFYGRIVAGKSLLVSAMLVLAVYNRFVAAPKLCAGESAALARLLWSVAVEGALGLGVIAAAALLGMTPPPA